GCGCACCGGTTTCTTTTCGATCGCCTCGATCAAGGTGATCACCAGCCGCGTCGATGCGTGCCCGCCGGTGCCGAAGGCCCGGCCGGGATCGAGATCGATCACCCGATCACCGTCGCGAACCGAACCGGGATCCCAGCTCGGCCGCACGATGAAGGTCTCGCCGACGCGGGTGGCGCGAAAGTATTGCTTCCAGACGTCGCGCCATTCGTCTTCGTGCGCGGCGCGCTGGCGAATTACCATCGGATCGACGGTCACTCCAGCCTGGCGGGCTTGATCGCAGGTGGCGTTGACCTCGGCCAGCAGTGCTTCGACGTCAGCGGGCGGGCACAGGGCCACCAGCACCGCGCGATCAACCGCCGCTTTGATCAGCGTGCCCTGATCGCGGATCTCCACGCCGCCGCAAAGCTCGCCGATGGTGGCCGCCAAAAGCTCCGACGCGGCGGCGGGCACGTCGATCTGCACCTCGGCCCAGTTTGGGTCGGCGGCGCTCACGCCGCCGGATCCAGTGCCTGCCGCAGATCCGCTTCCAGATCGGCGACGTCTTCGATCCCCACCGACAGACGCAAGAGACCCTCGCCGATCCCCATCGCCTCGCGCTGCGGGCGCGGGATGGCCTTGTGCGAGAACGACGCAGGGTGGGTCAGCAGCGACGCCACCTCTCCCAGGCTGGCGGCGCGGCCGATGATGCGGACCCGATCGTAGGCCCGCCGCGCCGCCGCGCCGTCGGCGAGATCAAACGACACCATGGCGCCCGGCGCTGCCAGCGTGCGGGTCGCGATGGCGCGATCAGGGTGATCGTCGCGGCCGGGAAAATGCACCCGGCGCACGGCCGGCAGCGACGCCAGCACGTCGGCCAGGCGCGCGGCGTTCTGGCAGTGGCGTTCCATCCGCAAGGGCAGCGTGCGCAAGCCGCGCAGGCACAACCAGGCCGCGAACGGATCCATCACGCTTCCCAGCAGGCGGCTGTAAGGTTCAATGTGCCCGATGATCGCCGCGCTGCCGGCGGCGGCGCCGCCGATCAGATCGCCGTGGCCGCCGATGTACTTCGAAACGCTGTGGACCACCACCGTCGCCCCTTGCCCAAGCGGTTGCGACAGACACGGCGACGTGAAGGTGGCGTCGACGATGAGGGCGATGCCGCGCTCGCGGGCCAGGGCGCCCAGCGCCGGAATGTCCGCCACGCGCAAGAGCGGGTTCGACAATGTTTCCACCAGCAGGGCCCGGGTGCGCGGGCCGATGGCGGCGCGCACGGCCGGCAGATCCCACGCCGGCACGAAGCGCGTGTTGACGCCGTGGCGCGGGCCGAGATCGCGCAACAATTCAATCGACCCGCCGTAAAGTCCGTCGGAGGCTAGCACCTCGCCGTCGCCGTCTCGGTTTCTGGCCAGGGCGAACACCGTCGAGGCGATGGCGGCCATTCCCGAGGCGAAGACCAACCCCGCCTCGGCGCCTTCCAGCGCGGCAATGGCATTGGCCAGCGCTTGCGTGGTCGGGTTTCCCTGGCGCGTGTAGAGAAACCCGCCGCCCGCCGCCGCCGCGTCTGCCGCCGCCGCGTCCGGGTAAGCGAAGTTGGTGGTCTGGTACAGCGGCGGGTTGTGCGCGCTCTCGCCCGCCGGTCCCAGCACCGCTCCCTCACGCGCGATCTGCACCGCTTGCGTGCCGATCCGTCGTTTCATTGTCTCAGCCCCAAAGCGATCTCAACATACATCCGATTGGATCGAAGGCGGGCTTTGCCCGCCGGAGCCCGCGGTTGTCGCTCGCGATCCGCCCCCGGATCTCGTCGCGCCGGGGCGGGCCCGTGAAGGGGCCAGCAGGCCCCTCCCGCGCGCGTTACCAAGGCCCGCGCCCGCTAGCGAATTACGCGGCGCTTGGCTTCACGACGGCGACGCTTGCGCGCCTCGCGCATCTTGCGCTTGCGCTTGACCGACGGCTTCTCGTAGTAACGGCGGCGTTTGATCTCTTGCAGGATGCCTTCCTTGGACATCTTCTGTTTCAAAATCTTCAGGGCCTTGTCTACAGAATCGCGGACTTCAACTTCAAGCGGTCGACCGAGCAGTGTCTCCAAGCGATCTCCTTCCGAAAGAACGGGGAATTGAGCACAGGTGCGACGCCATCGTCAAGCGGCCGCAGCGCGTGAGGGGACAGCGAATTCAGCAAGAAGCGTAACAAACTCTGCGTGGGCGGGCTTATCTTTACAGCGGGTTGCCGTTCGCGGTATGTAGAACCATGTAGGGAGGCGGGCGGTAACGGCGCGATCATTAAGTAGTTTTACCGGGTGTTACGCGCAAAAAGGAGCCAGCAGAATGGGAATGGGCGCGAAGGTCTTCACCGCAACGAAGGCCAAAGACCGTGAGGAGCTAGGTGAGGTTCTGACGAGGTGGATTCGCGACAATCCGACCGCGCGCATCTTGGACAAGATCGTGACCCAGAGCTCGGACAGTGAATTCCACTGCCTGACGATTACGATTTTCTACGAGAAGGAATCTCAGTAGCCTTAGGCACGATGCGTTTCGGCTTCCTGCTCAAGCGTGGCAAGCCGGAAGCGCGAGCGATCGCCGCGGACCTCGGTCGGGTGCTGCGGGAAAAAGGCTGCGAGCTGGTGGTGCTGGAAGAGGACGCGCCGGCGTTGCCTGCCGCGCGCGTCGTGACCGCCGAAGCGCTGGGCTCGTCAATAGACGCGCTGGCGGTACTAGGCGGTGACGGCACGTTGCTTTACGCCGCCGGGTTGGTAGCCGACCACGGCGTCCCCCTGTTCGGCGTGAACCTGGGCAGCCTGGGTTTCATGACCCATTACAGTCGAGCCGATGCCGTGGTCGCCATTCAAGAGGCGTGCGCCGGTCGGTTGCCGGTCGACGAACGGATGCGGCTGCGCGTGACCATCCACGGTGGCGCCGGTGAAGGTGAATCGCGCAGTGTGGTCAACGACGCGGTCATCTCGCAGGCGGCGGCGCGCTTGTTGGATCTCGACGCCCGTCTCGACGGCGCGCCCGTCGCCATCTACAAGGCCGACGGTCTGATCGTCTCGACCCCCACCGGCTCGACGGCGTACACACTGGCGGCGGGCGGGCCAATTCTGGCGCCCGATCTCGAAGCGATGGTGCTGACGCCGATCTGCCCGCACACCTTGACCAACCGACCGCTGGTGGTGCGCGCCGATTCGTCGGTCACCGTCACCAACGTTTCGGAAGGGCCGGTGCGCCTGACCGTCGACGGCCAGTGGGACCGCGCGCTGCCGATGGGTGCCTGGATCGACGTGCGCAAGACCGAACGGCCGCTGCGGTTGTTTCGTGCGCCGACGTCGTTCTTCGGAATCCTGCGCCAGAAGCTGTCATGGGGCGAACGGCGCGGCGAGCGGCCGGCCTAGCCCGGCGCCGGCGCAACCGACAACGTCGACGACCGATGAACACGGGGGGAGACTGAACGTGCTGACGTTGCTTCGGATCGCTGGCTTCGCGCTGATCGACGAGCTGGAATTGCCGCTTGGCCCTGGGCTGACCGTCATCACCGGGGAGACCGGCGCCGGCAAGAGCATCATCGTCGAGGCGCTGGGCTTGCTGCGCGGGGCGCGGGCCAGCGCCGACCTGATTCGCACCGGCGCCGACGAGGCGCGGGTCGAGGCGATCATCGAGCTGCCACCGCAATCGGAGGTGCGCGGGCGCCTGGAAGCCGAGGGCCGCGACGCCGAAGACGGCCTGGTGGTGCGGCGCAGTTTGAATCGATCCGGTCGCGGGCGCGTGCACCTGGGCGGCAGCTTGGCTACCGCGGCGGACCTGGCGTCGACGGTGGCGCGGCTGATCGACATTTCGTCGCAGCACGATCAACAGTCGCTGACCGATCCGGAAAGCCAGTTGGCCATCCTGGACGCGTTCGCCGAGAACGAGGCGTTGCGTGCCGAGATGGTGGCGGCGCATCGGGCGCTGGCCGACGCCACGCTGTCCCTGGAGGCCTTCGACGCCGACGCGCGCACGCGCACCCAGCGCGAAGACCTCTTGAAGTTCCAGCTTTCGGAGCTGGAAGGGGCGCGCCCGCAGCTGGGCGAGGACGAGGCGTTGCGGGCCGAGCGCGAGCGGCTGCGCGGCGCGGAGAAGTTCTTCGCGGCGGCCTCGCGCGGCGAAGAGATCTTGTACGCGCAAGAAGCGGCGGTGACCGGCCAGATCGCGGCGGTGACGCGCGAGCTGCAACCGCTGTCGGCGCTGGATCCGACGCTGTCTCCCTTGCTGGAACGCCTGCAGACCGCGCAGGCTACGGTCGAGGACGTGGCGCGCGATCTCGGTCGATATGCGGCGGGCATTCGATCCGATCCGGCCCGCCTGACGGAGGTGGAAGAGCGGCTGTATTTGCTGGGGCGCCTCGGCCGCAAGCACGGCGGCTCGCTGGCCAGCGTGATCGAACGCTGGCAGGCGATGACCAGCGAGCTTAACGAGATTGGATCCTTCGAAGAAGGTTTGACCCAGCGGCGCGAAGCGCTGGCGCGTGCCGAGGCGGTGGCGCGCGCGGCGGCGTCGGCGCTGACGGCGTCGCGCCAGAAGGCGGCCGGCGGCCTGGAAAAGAAGGTGAACGCCACCCTGCGCGAGCTGGCCCTGGGCGGGACGCGCCTGCCGGTGCTGATCGAAACCCGTGCCGAGATCGGTCCATCGGGCGCCGACAAGGTGCAGTTCCTGTTCGCGCCCAACCCCGGCGATCCGCCGCGGCCGCTGGCCAGGATTGCTTCGGGCGGCGAGCTGTCGCGGGTGATGCTGGCGGTGAAGCAGGCGCTGGCGAAGACCGATCAGGTGCTGACGTACATCTTCGACGAGGTCGACGCCGGTGTGGGCGGCGGGGCCGCCGACACCATCGGACGCAAGCTGCAAAAGATCGCCGAGGACCGCCAGGTCGTGGTGATCACCCACCTGGCGCAGATCGCCGCCTGCGCCGATGCGCACATTCGGGTGACGAAGACAGCGGCACAGGGCCGCACGCGGGTGCACATCGAAGCCATCAGCGGCAAGGAGCGCACGGGAGAGATCGCTCGCATGCTGGGCGGCGCCACGCCGTCGGCAGAGGCCACCGCTCACGCCAACCAGATGCTGCGCCGGGCGCGGCCGTGAGCGGGCGGCCCCCCTCAAAACGGCGCAGCGACGATCATCCAGGACCGGAGCCGAAATCCGTGCGTGAGCTTGCTCAAGCGACCAGTGACGAAATTGACCCCTTAGAAACGTCATGCTACCTGGAGGGTGAGGACGCGCCGCCCATTTCGGCGGAATCCCCCGGAGATTTGGCAGAATTGGCACGTAGAAGACGCAAACGGCGCTCGGTCGAGATCCGCAACTCGCTGCGCCTGGGTGCGCTGTTGATGGCCCTGGTTGGCGTCAACATCTACGTCTTCTTCTTCAACCGCCACACCGCCCCGCGCGACGTACTGAACCTGCAGTCCACCTCCAAGACGATGGAGATGCAGAAGCAGGAGGTCGTGAAGAAGGACGCCGAAAGCGCCCGGGGCAAGCTGCGGCAGCCGACCAAGGCCGAGCGCGCGACCACGCTGGCGCTGCCCTCGCCCGCGGCCAATGCGGTCGGCGCGCCGGCCGTCGCGTCGAACACGCCGGCGCCGCCAAAGCCGCTCTACGAGATCCCCTTCGCGCCGCCCGACGAGAGCCTTCCACCCGTCGACGAGGCCCCGTCCGGGCCGGTCGAAAAGACCATCGGAAACACCGACACGCTGGGCGCGCTGCTGGCGCGCGAGGGCTTCGGCACGCAAGGCGGCAAGGTGGTGGCAGCCCTGAGCCGCCTTTGCGATCCCAAGCTGATTCGCGGCGGGCAGCACTATCTGGTGCGCACCGACGAGGCGGGCGCCCCCGAATCGTTCGAGTACCACCCGACCGCGGTCTCGCGTTACCTGATCGAAAAGCAACCCGACGGTTCCTGGAAGGGCCGCAAGGTCGAGCAGCCGGTGAACATCCGCACCGTCGAGGCGGCGGGCGTGGTCGAATCGTCGCTGTACGAATCAGTGCAGAAATCCGGCGAGGCCACCTCGCTGGTCAGCCTGATGGTCGAGTTGTTCGCCTGGGACGTGAACTTCTATGTCGACACCCACCCGGGCGATCACTGGAAGGTGATCGTCGAGAAGCAGTACCTGGGCGGGCAGTTCTACAAATACGGAGCGCTGCTGGCGGCGGAGTACGGCGGGAAGGTGGGCACCTTTCGCGCGTTCTACTGGAAGCCGCCGTCGTCAAAGACGCCCGGCAAGTACTATGACGAGCACGGCCAGGCCATCGCCAAGACCATGCTGAAGACGCCGCTGCGGTACGTGCGCATCAGCAGCAAGTTCGACCGCAAGCGCTTCCATCCCATCCTGCACGTGGAGAAAGCGCACCTGGGCATCGACTATGCGGCGCCGGTGGGGACGCCGGTGTGGGCGTCGGCGTCGGGTCGGGTGGTCGAGGCGCAGATGAAGCGGGGGTCGGGCAACACCGTGGTCATCAACCACGCCAACGGCCTGGCCACGCGCTATTACCACCTGTCGCGGTTCGCGCCTGGCCTGCGCGTCGGGCAGATGGTGCGGCAAAAAGACGTGATCGGCTTTGTCGGGACCACTGGTCTGTCGACGGGGCCGCACCTGCATTTCAGCCTGACCAAGAACGGCGCCTTCGTCGATCCCAGCAAGATGCAGGTGACGCGCGATCCGTCGGTGCCCGAGCGGGCAGCGTTTCTGGAAGCCATTCGTCCCCGGGTGGCGGCGCTGAAGCTGCTGCAACCGGCGGCCATCGCCCGCGCCGAGTGACCGCGGTCCGTCGCGCGGCCCACGGCGCGGCGGCGCGATCATTTTCGCCTGCTATACTGCCGTTCGCATGCTTCGCGTTGTGCTTGGGTTGCTGAAGGGCGGGTTGATCGGCGCGGCGGTCGGCTTCGGGGCCTTTCGGTTGGGGATCGCCGGCGGCGTGCTGGCCTTTGTCGTCTACGGCGTGATCGGCGCCCTGGTCGGTCTGCTGGTGGGCCGGCCGCCCTGGAAGCAAGAGACCTTCTGGACGTCGATCATCAAGGGCATCTTCGGCTTGCTGGTCGCCATCGGTCTTTACTGGGGCGCGCACAAGCTGCTCGGCACCACGCACCTGGCGTTCGTCACCGGCCTCGGCGCGCCGGACCTTCCGTTTGTCGATGTCCCGTTCCTGCTCGGCCCGATCATTGGCGCGCTTTACGGCATCTTCGTCGAGGTGGACGACGCCAGCGGCAAGGCGGAAGCCGCGGCGGGCGGCAGCGCCGGCGGATCGCCGCCGCGTCGCTGATCAAGCGCCGTCAGGCGCTTTTCGGCAAACACCGTCAGGCGCTTTTGGGATCCTCGGGTTGATCGAAAGCACCCAGCTCGCGTAGGACGTCCTCGTCTTGCTGGGCTTCCTCGGTGGCGGGGGCAGCCTGGGCGGCGGCCTGGGCGCGGGCCTGCCGATTTTCGACGAAACGCCGTTTCATGAAGATGATCGACTCGGTGATGCCGAGGATGATGTACGCGGTGATCATCACCAAAAAGATCAGCGCCTTGGTCACGCCGTTCATCGCCACCAGCGCCCCACAGCCCAGCGCCAGCAACAAAAGGCCCACCGTTTTGCGGTTGAAGCGCACGTCCTTGAACGACCGGAAGCGAATGCGCGAGACCATGAAATACGACAGCGTCAGCACCACGCCGGCGACGAAGCTCTCGCTCAGAACCCGGTAAGGCAACGAGTGCGTGGCCAGAACCATCAGCACCAGCACGCTGGCGGCGGCGGGGATGGACAGGCCCAGCGTGTACTTGCCCGGGTCGTGGTGGCCGGCCTCTTCCTCGCGGCGCGACAGGACGTTGAAGCGGGCCAGGCGCATGGCGCCCGCGCAGACGTAGAGGCCGGCGATGAAGATGCCGCCGCGGCCAAAACTGGTCAGGCCCCACTTGTAGACCAGCATCCCCGGCGCCGCGCCGAAGGTGATGACGTCGGCCAGTGAATCCAGCTCGCGCCCGAGATCGGTCTGGGTGCGGGTCAGGCGGGCGACGCGGCCGTCGGCGGTGTCAAAGAAAAAACCGAAGCAGATGGCCAGCGCAGCCTGGTACAAATCGGCTCCGCCTTGCCCCGACGCCGACAGCGAGATGGAGATGAACCCGCAGAAGACACTGGAGAGCGTGAACAGATTCGGAAGAATGTAGTAGGTCTTCCGGAAGTCCACGGGCCGAAGATACCATGGCGAAAGGTCACCGTTGATCCGAGCAATCTGCAACGTTTTGGTTTTCGTGGTTGTCACAATTGTGCTGGCCACCCTGGCGATCGTCAGCGGTCTGTTTGATCGCAGCGGCGACACCGTTTTGCACCTGGCGAAGTTCTGGTCGCGGCTGGTGCTGGGCGTCGCCGGCGTGAAGGTGGTGGTGCACCAGCGGGCGCCGCTGGAAGGCAAGCGGCCGTATATCTTCATGGCCAACCACCTGAGCGCCGCCGATATCTGGTCGCTTTACGTGGCGATCCCTATCCCGGTGCGCATGATCGCCAAGAAACAACTGAGCAAGCTGCCTATGGTCGGTTGGGCGATGAGCGTGGGCAAGTTCATCTTCATCGACCGCCAGAACGGAACCTCCGCCCGCCGCAGCATCGATGAGGCCAAGCGCCGGATCCACGAGGGGACGTCGGTGCTGATCTTTCCGGAGGGTACCCGCTCGCGTGACGGCAAGCTGGGCCTGTTCAAGAAGGGCGGATTTCACCTGGCCGCCAACTCGGGGGCCGACATCGTGCCGGTGGGCATTCGCGGCACCCGCGACGTGATCCCCAAAGGGAGCGTCCTCATCCGGAAAGGCGTGGTGAGCATCGAGATCGGCGAACCGATCCCCACCGCCGACATCCCCGAGGCCGATCGCCCGGCGCTGATGGTGCGGGTGCGCGAACTCGTGGCCGGAATGACCGGCCAAGAGCTGGCCGAGCCGCCCGCGGAACCGCCGCCCCCCTGAGCGTCCGGCGATCGCCGTGCCGCTTGATTCAGTAAAACACCTTCACCAGCGTCAGTCCTTGCGGTGGCGCCGTCACGCCGCCGATGGTGCGGTCGCCGGTCTCCAGCATGCGGGCGATGATGGTGGGGGCGATGCGGCCGCGCCCGATGTCGACCAGCGTGCCGACCAGGATGCGCACCATGTTTTTCAAAAACGCGGTCGCCTCGACCTCCAGCGACAGCAAATTTTCCAGGCAGTCGACCTCCAATCGGCGGACCACGCGCACGGTGGTGCGGCGTTCGCAGTCGCTGGCGCGGAAGGCGCGAAAGTCGTGTTCGCCGCACAGAGCCTGGGCGGCGGCGCGCATGATGTCGAGATCAAGCTTCCCGCGGTAGTGCCAGCTGCGCCGGGCCCGCAGCGGCGAACGCACCAGATGGTTCCAGACCTGATAGCGATAGATTTTCCCGCGCGCCGAAAAACGAGCGTCAAAGTCGGCCGGCGCCTCGGCGACGTCCAGCAGGGCGATGTCGGGCGGCAGGATCGAATTGAGTCCGCGCAGAAGACCGAGTGTGGGGATGGCCGCCTCCAGCGTCAGGTTCGCCACCTGGCCGGCGGCGTGCACGCCCGCGTCGGTGCGGCCGGCGCCGCGCACCAGCACGGTCTCGCCGGTCATTGCGGCGATGGCGTCCTCGATCGCACCCTGCACCGTGCGCTGGCCGGGTTGGCGTTGCCAGCCGGCGAAGTCGGTGCCGTCGTATTCGATGAGGAAGCGGAGGTTGCGGCTCAAAACTCGAACAGTATGCCCGCCGCCCAGGTGGTGTCGCCGAGGTGGATCTTGTTCGGCTCGCCCAGGCCCGAGATGTCCGCGTGGCTGAACTCGACGAAGATGCTGGTGTGGTTCACGCCCAGCTCGTCGTCGAACGAGCGGGCGGCGTCGGGGTCGATGAAGTCCAGCACCAGCGCCAGGCCGGCCGCCACGTGCCAGCCGAACACGCCACCGCGGGCGTGACCACCGCGGGCGTCGGTGGCGATCTGCCCGTTCGCGTCGTCGATGCGCCACAAGTCATAGTCAAAACCGAATTTGCCGTAAGGCACGACCGGGATCTGCCGCTCCTGGAACAAATAGTCGAACCGGTAAACCGCCGACAGAGAGAAAGGGATGATTTGTAAATTCGATGTATCGGCGGTCAGCCCCGAGCCGTTAGCCGCCGGGCTATCGGCGGTGGCGGAGAAGTAGCCGACGCCTGCGCCCACGGCCAGCGAGCCGACGCGGTGGAGGATCTGCCAGTCGAATTCGATCTGCGACATCAGCCGGCTGCCGCTGCCGAAAAAAGTTTTGTAAGGGGTGCGGCCGGGCGTACTGAACTCCGAATCGATGTCCGGCGTGTAGGGACCGAAGCGCACCTCGAAGGCGAAGTTTTGTGAGCTGCGGTATTGCTTGGCCTCGTCGGGCAGCATCGGCTGCGCCAGCGCCCGCGCCGTCGGGAGGGTCAGGGCGGCGGTCCCCAGCGCGATCGACAGCGCCGTGGCCCGCAGAAATTGCCCGGTCATGGCCGCCTTCGCCGCCGCCGGGCCGCCAGCAGCACGGCGGCCGACGCCACGCCCAGCGCGGGGAAGGCCATCCAACCGCGCCCGGACGACGACCCCGGCGGCACCGCGCAGTATCCGCCTGCATCGCTGCCCGGTTGCATGTTCCCACCTGGCATCGACGGATCAGAGTTGCGGTACTTGCTATAGAAGTCGTCGCTTTCCAGCGGTTTCCCGAAGACGTCGGGTTCCGTCAGGCTGGGGTTCTTGTGCTTGTCGATGGTCACCACGCTGACCCGGTACCAGATGTCGTTCTGCAAAATCTTCACCCGGGCCGAGGTCGCCGCCGCCGACAGAAGATCGGAGCAGAGAAAAGCCGGATCCAGGCTGGCCACGCTTTGGCCGGCGGGAAACTTGTCCGGGCAGTTGGTGGTGGGCGTCTCGAAGTTGGGCTTGTAGTCGCCGGTGTCGAAGACCTGAAACTGGCCGGCACGGTCGCAAAAGATCTGGTAGCCAAGGATGCCGCTGGTATCCGAGGTGGCGGGGACCGACGTCCAGTTGACCACCACGGCTTCGTTGCCCCCGCGGGCGCTCACCGGATCGGGCGCCGGCGGTGGCGACAGATCCAGCGGGATCTGCAGGCTGGTCCCCAACGTGAACGTGCCGGTGCCGGTCTGATCAACCAGCAGGAAAATCGTCTGTACGGTCAGTTGCTCCGATTGCACGCACGGATCGTTGCTGACGGTGGTGCCGCCGGTTCCTACCGTGATGATGCCGCCGTCCGCGTCGATGGTCGGCACGGTGCCGTTCCCGTGGATCTGGCTCAAGACCTTGGCGGTGGTGGGAAATGTTTGGCCTCCGGCGGCGGCGAAAGCCGGCAGCGTTCCCGATCCCAGAAGGTCGCACTGACTTTCGCGGAACGGAGGCTGCTGATCGCAAGAGACCCCCACCCAGACCTGGTACGACCCGGTGGTGATGAGCGGGCGCTTGGCCACGCCGCTGGTGCTGAGCGCGGCGAAGACGTATGTCGGTCGTTCGCACTCGCAGTTGGCCTGGTTGAAATAGGTCAGAAGGTCATAGGTGGTCAGGTTGACGTTCTGGGTGCCCTGTACCCCGATGAAGAAGTCGTCGGTGCCCAGCGTGCCGACGGTGCCGATGGTGCCACCGGTGCCGGCGACCTGGGCACGCGCCG
This DNA window, taken from Polyangia bacterium, encodes the following:
- the truA gene encoding tRNA pseudouridine(38-40) synthase TruA; the protein is MSRNLRFLIEYDGTDFAGWQRQPGQRTVQGAIEDAIAAMTGETVLVRGAGRTDAGVHAAGQVANLTLEAAIPTLGLLRGLNSILPPDIALLDVAEAPADFDARFSARGKIYRYQVWNHLVRSPLRARRSWHYRGKLDLDIMRAAAQALCGEHDFRAFRASDCERRTTVRVVRRLEVDCLENLLSLEVEATAFLKNMVRILVGTLVDIGRGRIAPTIIARMLETGDRTIGGVTAPPQGLTLVKVFY
- a CDS encoding peptidoglycan DD-metalloendopeptidase family protein; its protein translation is MARRRRKRRSVEIRNSLRLGALLMALVGVNIYVFFFNRHTAPRDVLNLQSTSKTMEMQKQEVVKKDAESARGKLRQPTKAERATTLALPSPAANAVGAPAVASNTPAPPKPLYEIPFAPPDESLPPVDEAPSGPVEKTIGNTDTLGALLAREGFGTQGGKVVAALSRLCDPKLIRGGQHYLVRTDEAGAPESFEYHPTAVSRYLIEKQPDGSWKGRKVEQPVNIRTVEAAGVVESSLYESVQKSGEATSLVSLMVELFAWDVNFYVDTHPGDHWKVIVEKQYLGGQFYKYGALLAAEYGGKVGTFRAFYWKPPSSKTPGKYYDEHGQAIAKTMLKTPLRYVRISSKFDRKRFHPILHVEKAHLGIDYAAPVGTPVWASASGRVVEAQMKRGSGNTVVINHANGLATRYYHLSRFAPGLRVGQMVRQKDVIGFVGTTGLSTGPHLHFSLTKNGAFVDPSKMQVTRDPSVPERAAFLEAIRPRVAALKLLQPAAIARAE
- a CDS encoding MXAN_2562 family outer membrane beta-barrel protein; translated protein: MTGQFLRATALSIALGTAALTLPTARALAQPMLPDEAKQYRSSQNFAFEVRFGPYTPDIDSEFSTPGRTPYKTFFGSGSRLMSQIEFDWQILHRVGSLAVGAGVGYFSATADSPAANGSGLTADTSNLQIIPFSLSAVYRFDYLFQERQIPVVPYGKFGFDYDLWRIDDANGQIATDARGGHARGGVFGWHVAAGLALVLDFIDPDAARSFDDELGVNHTSIFVEFSHADISGLGEPNKIHLGDTTWAAGILFEF
- the rpsU gene encoding 30S ribosomal protein S21; this translates as METLLGRPLEVEVRDSVDKALKILKQKMSKEGILQEIKRRRYYEKPSVKRKRKMREARKRRRREAKRRVIR
- a CDS encoding 50S ribosomal protein L11 methyltransferase, with protein sequence MSAADPNWAEVQIDVPAAASELLAATIGELCGGVEIRDQGTLIKAAVDRAVLVALCPPADVEALLAEVNATCDQARQAGVTVDPMVIRQRAAHEDEWRDVWKQYFRATRVGETFIVRPSWDPGSVRDGDRVIDLDPGRAFGTGGHASTRLVITLIEAIEKKPVRRFLDLGCGSGILAIAAARLWPSAIGHAIDVDPEATACTQENLERNRVTTALAWTGTLSDARGPYDVLLANIQANVLLELAADLPAALAPGAVLVLSGLLLSDGPAVIARYQEVGFRLDGQRQDDEWLGLRFSWTD
- a CDS encoding NAD(+)/NADH kinase; this translates as MRFGFLLKRGKPEARAIAADLGRVLREKGCELVVLEEDAPALPAARVVTAEALGSSIDALAVLGGDGTLLYAAGLVADHGVPLFGVNLGSLGFMTHYSRADAVVAIQEACAGRLPVDERMRLRVTIHGGAGEGESRSVVNDAVISQAAARLLDLDARLDGAPVAIYKADGLIVSTPTGSTAYTLAAGGPILAPDLEAMVLTPICPHTLTNRPLVVRADSSVTVTNVSEGPVRLTVDGQWDRALPMGAWIDVRKTERPLRLFRAPTSFFGILRQKLSWGERRGERPA
- a CDS encoding aminotransferase class I/II-fold pyridoxal phosphate-dependent enzyme, whose product is MKRRIGTQAVQIAREGAVLGPAGESAHNPPLYQTTNFAYPDAAAADAAAAGGGFLYTRQGNPTTQALANAIAALEGAEAGLVFASGMAAIASTVFALARNRDGDGEVLASDGLYGGSIELLRDLGPRHGVNTRFVPAWDLPAVRAAIGPRTRALLVETLSNPLLRVADIPALGALARERGIALIVDATFTSPCLSQPLGQGATVVVHSVSKYIGGHGDLIGGAAAGSAAIIGHIEPYSRLLGSVMDPFAAWLCLRGLRTLPLRMERHCQNAARLADVLASLPAVRRVHFPGRDDHPDRAIATRTLAAPGAMVSFDLADGAAARRAYDRVRIIGRAASLGEVASLLTHPASFSHKAIPRPQREAMGIGEGLLRLSVGIEDVADLEADLRQALDPAA
- the recN gene encoding DNA repair protein RecN, which codes for MLTLLRIAGFALIDELELPLGPGLTVITGETGAGKSIIVEALGLLRGARASADLIRTGADEARVEAIIELPPQSEVRGRLEAEGRDAEDGLVVRRSLNRSGRGRVHLGGSLATAADLASTVARLIDISSQHDQQSLTDPESQLAILDAFAENEALRAEMVAAHRALADATLSLEAFDADARTRTQREDLLKFQLSELEGARPQLGEDEALRAERERLRGAEKFFAAASRGEEILYAQEAAVTGQIAAVTRELQPLSALDPTLSPLLERLQTAQATVEDVARDLGRYAAGIRSDPARLTEVEERLYLLGRLGRKHGGSLASVIERWQAMTSELNEIGSFEEGLTQRREALARAEAVARAAASALTASRQKAAGGLEKKVNATLRELALGGTRLPVLIETRAEIGPSGADKVQFLFAPNPGDPPRPLARIASGGELSRVMLAVKQALAKTDQVLTYIFDEVDAGVGGGAADTIGRKLQKIAEDRQVVVITHLAQIAACADAHIRVTKTAAQGRTRVHIEAISGKERTGEIARMLGGATPSAEATAHANQMLRRARP
- a CDS encoding lysophospholipid acyltransferase family protein; this translates as MVVTIVLATLAIVSGLFDRSGDTVLHLAKFWSRLVLGVAGVKVVVHQRAPLEGKRPYIFMANHLSAADIWSLYVAIPIPVRMIAKKQLSKLPMVGWAMSVGKFIFIDRQNGTSARRSIDEAKRRIHEGTSVLIFPEGTRSRDGKLGLFKKGGFHLAANSGADIVPVGIRGTRDVIPKGSVLIRKGVVSIEIGEPIPTADIPEADRPALMVRVRELVAGMTGQELAEPPAEPPPP
- the pssA gene encoding CDP-diacylglycerol--serine O-phosphatidyltransferase, producing MDFRKTYYILPNLFTLSSVFCGFISISLSASGQGGADLYQAALAICFGFFFDTADGRVARLTRTQTDLGRELDSLADVITFGAAPGMLVYKWGLTSFGRGGIFIAGLYVCAGAMRLARFNVLSRREEEAGHHDPGKYTLGLSIPAAASVLVLMVLATHSLPYRVLSESFVAGVVLTLSYFMVSRIRFRSFKDVRFNRKTVGLLLLALGCGALVAMNGVTKALIFLVMITAYIILGITESIIFMKRRFVENRQARAQAAAQAAPATEEAQQDEDVLRELGAFDQPEDPKSA